The Brachyhypopomus gauderio isolate BG-103 chromosome 2, BGAUD_0.2, whole genome shotgun sequence genome contains a region encoding:
- the fzd2 gene encoding frizzled-2 — protein sequence METCVSYVPFLTLLLASSLVCVSGQHQGDHGIAVPDHGFCQPITIPLCTDIAYNQTIMPNLVGHYNQEDAGLEVHQFYPLVKVQCSPELKFFLCSMYAPVCTVLEKAIPPCRSMCERAKHGCEALMNKFGFQWPERLRCENFPVLGDGHLCVGQNDSQATVAPVHMPVPGTPGTHIYSTPDRPFRCPAPLKVPTYLNYKFIGEPDCGAPCESSQSQSAYMFFNDQEIEFARIWILIWSCLCCASTLFTVTTYLVDMQRFRYPERPIIFLSGCYTMVSIAYITGYFLGDRVACNESFFPDGYKTIVQGTKKEGCTILFMMLYFFSMASSIWWVILSLTWFLAAGMKWGHEAIEANSQYFHLAAWAVPAVKTISVLALGQVDGDVLSGVCFVGVSGTGPLRGFVLAPLCVYLLVGTSFLLAGFVSLFRIRTVMKHGGTKTEKLERLMVRIGVFSVLYTVPATVVIACYFYEQAFREAWEQSWVSVHCKRLAVPCPLLSAPRLSPDFTVHMIKYLMTLIVGITSGFWIWSGKTLHSWRKFYTRLTSGQNGETAV from the coding sequence ATGGAGACTTGTGTGAGTTACGTTCCCTTCTTGACATTGCTGCTCGCGTCCTCCCTCGTCTGCGTTTCTGGACAGCATCAAGGTGACCATGGCATCGCCGTCCCTGATCATGGATTCTGCCAGCCAATTACAATTCCCCTTTGTACGGACATCGCATACAATCAAACTATTATGCCAAATCTGGTCGGACATTACAACCAGGAGGACGCAGGTTTAGAAGTTCATCAGTTTTATCCTCTGGTAAAGGTACAGTGTTCACCGGAGCTCAAGTTCTTTCTATGTTCCATGTACGCGCCCGTGTGCACAGTTTTGGAGAAGGCCATTCCACCCTGTAGGTCGATGTGCGAGAGAGCTAAACACGGGTGCGAGGCGCTCATGAACAAGTTTGGTTTTCAGTGGCCGGAGCGGTTGAGATGTGAGAATTTCCCCGTACTGGGAGACGGACACTTGTGCGTCGGTCAGAACGACTCCCAAGCCACCGTGGCGCCCGTTCACATGCCGGTTCCGGGAACACCAGGAACTCACATCTACTCCACACCGGACAGGCCTTTCCGCTGTCCGGCGCCACTCAAGGTCCCGACGTATCTGAACTACAAGTTCATCGGGGAGCCAGACTGCGGCGCTCCGTGCGAGTCCTCCCAATCTCAGAGCGCCTACATGTTTTTTAACGACCAGGAAATTGAATTCGCCCGTATTTGGATTCTGATCTGGTCGTGCCTGTGTTGCGCGTCCACGCTGTTCACAGTTACAACGTATCTGGTCGACATGCAACGCTTCAGGTATCCCGAGCGCCCCATCATTTTCCTGTCTGGCTGTTACACCATGGTCTCTATAGCGTACATCACTGGCTACTTTCTGGGTGACAGAGTTGCGTGCAATGAGAGCTTCTTCCCCGATGGCTACAAGACCATCGTGCAGGGTACCAAGAAAGAGGGCTGCACTATTCTTTTCATGATGCTTTACTTCTTCAGCATGGCCTCCTCCATCTGGTGGGTCATCCTGTCCCTCACGTGGTTCCTGGCGGCTGGCATGAAGTGGGGCCATGAGGCCATCGAGGCCAACTCGCAGTATTTCCACCTGGCGGCGTGGGCCGTGCCCGCCGTGAAGACCATCAGCGTGCTGGCGCTGGGCCAGGTGGACGGGGACGTGTTGAGCGGCGTTTGTTTCGTGGGCGTGAGCGGCACGGGCCCGCTGCGCGGCTTCGTCCTGGCGCCGCTCTGCGTCTACCTGTTGGTCGGCACCAGCTTCCTGCTGGCCGGCTTCGTCTCGCTCTTCCGCATCCGCACGGTCATGAAGCACGGCGGGACCAAGACGGAGAAGCTGGAGCGTCTGATGGTGCGCATCGGCGTCTTCTCCGTGCTCTACACCGTGCCCGCCACCGTGGTCATCGCCTGCTACTTCTACGAGCAGGCCTTCCGCGAGGCCTGGGAGCAGAGCTGGGTCAGTGTCCACTGCAAGCGCCTGGCCGTGCCCTGCCCGCTGCTGTCTGCCCCCCGCCTTTCCCCGGATTTCACCGTCCACATGATCAAGTACCTCATGACTCTCATTGTGGGCATCACCTCTGGGTTCTGGATCTGGTCTGGAAAGACACTCCACTCCTGGAGGAAGTTCTATACACGCCTGACCAGCGGACAAAATGGCGAGACAGctgtgtag
- the mylk5 gene encoding myosin light chain kinase, smooth muscle isoform X3, which translates to MPLCFDWFDVPHWTFLGRELVYKAPPLKILDPPDQVEVHAGEAARVCCVFEGSDPIVSCWIHNKKEVLEDSRLSIETSSKSSSLVISEARPEDSGLYTLIVRDRRSVVQHVLTLSVIERPQPPSSRPVACVLAPDTVVLSWSGPCYDGGSAITGYLVEVQSQVPDQTGHWRELSAHCQSTSLRVSSGLQPGGQYRFRVRACNAVGISEPSEESQPIKMDGKLHEERAEYVNVTIDDKHKVTDHYDVMEKLGTGKFGQVFRLSHKVTGQVCAGKFYKGRRSSEREAARREMELMNFLHHPKLVQCLAAYDSRPEMVMVMEYIAGGELFERIVDDNFEHTEPTCIGYMCQIIQGIQFMHNQNIVHLDLKPENIVCVDRTGTQIKIIDFGLAGKLGKCEDGTCGQVCVRADEWMWLSVYVCEWMMCVWVCVHADKCVCVCGCVCARACMDMCMCVDVCTLLLLPVQAGLLRCSSNYCIVIICDKIMLAHCITLMECVWTSDPSSPLKVMHGTPEFVAPEVISYEPVSTATDMWSVGVICYILLSGESPFQGDSNSETLALVTAAEWDFDEESFEDITDQAKEFISSLLHKDTRRRMSCEDALSHPWMVAFESAQPNTAKNLSKEKMKKFLARQKWKKTGKAMLALKRMAMLSKADNPASVPISAHEGALESLEKKMQSKPEFTKRSFDLSVYEDSTAQFFCQITGFPDPVVVWSREGKPLEECEGSVKIEYEEDGTCILTLETVSLQHSGTYSCSASNIHGEALCSARLTVVEQEEDTA; encoded by the exons ATGCCACTATGTTTTGACTGGTTTGATGTCCCTCACTGGACCTTCCTGGGAAGGGAACTGGTGTATAAAG CACCCCCGCTGAAGATACTGGACCCCCCTGATCAGGTGGAGGTGCATGCAGGAGAGGCTGCCCGAGTCTGCTGTGTGTTCGAAGGCAGTGACCCAATAGTGTCCTGCTGGATCCACAACAAAAAGGAG GTGTTGGAAGACTCCAGGCTGAGTATAGAGACCAGTAGCAAGAGCAGCAGTCTGGTGATCTCTGAGGCCCGGCCCGAGGACTCTGGCCTCTACACTCTAATCGTACGAGACCGCAGAAGTGTTGTCCAGCACGTCTTGACCCTGTCCGTCATCG AGAGGCCTCAGCCCCCTTCTTCACGGCCCGTGGCGTGTGTCCTCGCCCCAGACACCGTGGTGCTGTCCTGGTCGGGACCGTGCTACGACGGTGGCTCGGCAATCACAGGCTACCTTGTGGAGGTCCAGTCCCAGGTGCCTGACCAGACAGGTCACTGGCGTGAACTCTCTGCCCACTGCCAGAGTACCTCCCTCAGGGTGAGCTCTGGCCTGCAGCCTGGGGGGCAGTACCGTTTCCGGGTGAGGGCCTGCAACGCTGTGGGGATTAGTGAGCCCAGTGAGGAATCCCAGCCAATCAAGATGGATG GGAAGCTACATGAAGAGAGGGCTGAATATGTGAACGTTACTATTGACGACAAACACAAAGTGACTGACCACTACGATGTAATGGAGAAACTAGGAAC TGGGAAGTTTGGTCAGGTATTCCGGCTGAGCCATAAGGTGACTGGGCAAGTGTGTGCTGGGAAGTTTTATAAAGGTCGGAGGTCAAGCGAGAGAGAGGCGGCCAGGAGGGAGATGGAGCTGATGAACTTTCTACACCATCCCAAGCTTGTGCAGTGTTTGGCGGCTTACGACAGCAGACCtgagatggtgatggtgatggagtA tatcgCAGGAGGGGAGCTGTTTGAGCGCATTGTGGATGATAATTTCGAGCACACAGAGCCAACCTGCATCGGCTACATGTGTCAGATCATTCAGGGAATCCAGttcatgcacaaccagaacATCGTCCATCTGGACCTAAAACCTGAGAACATcgtgtgtgtggacagaacTGGCACTCAAATTAAAATAATTGATTTCGGTCTTGCCGGCAAGCTGGGTAAGTGTGAGGATGGTAcgtgtggacaggtgtgtgtgcgcgcagatGAGTGGATGTggttgagtgtgtatgtatgtgagtggaTGATGTGCGTTTGGGTTTGTGTTCATgcagataagtgtgtgtgtgtgtgtgggtgtgtgtgtgcacgtgcatgtatggatatgtgcatgtgtgtagatgtgtgcacGCTTTTGTTATTGCCTGTACAGGCTGGACTGCTGCGCTGTAGCTCAAATTACTGCATTGTCATAATTTGTGACAAAATAATGCTGGCACATTGCATAACACTAATGGAATGTGTGTGGACATCAGATCCTTCCAGTCCTCTGAAGGTGATGCATGGCACTCCTGAGTTCGTGGCCCCTGAAGTGATAAGCTATGAACCTGTTAGTACTGCCACAGATATGTGGAGCGTTGGAGTGATCTGCTACATcct gtTGAGTGGTGAGTCCCCATTCCAGGGTGACAGTAACTCTGAGACTCTGGCACTTGTAACTGCTGCTGAATGGGACTTTGATGAGGAGAGTTTTGAAGACATCACTGACCAGGCCAAAGAATTCATCAGCTCTCTGCTGCACAAAGACACCAG ACGTCGCATGTCCTGTGAGGATGCTCTCTCCCACCCCTGGATGGTGGCGTTTGAGTCTGCACAGCCTAACACAGCCAAGAATCTCTCCAAAGAGAAGATGAAGAAGTTCTTGGCCAGGCAGAAGTGGAAG AAAACCGGCAAAGCCATGTTGGCTCTGAAGAGAATGGCCATGCTGAGCAAAGCTGACAATCCTGCTTCAGTACCTATCTCTGCCCATG AGGGCGCTCTTGAGTCGCTGGAGAAGAAAATGCAGTCAAAGCCCGAGTTCACCAAGCGGTCATTCGACTTGTCTGTATATGAGGATTCAACAGCCCAGTTCTTCTGCCAGATtacag
- the mylk5 gene encoding myosin light chain kinase, smooth muscle isoform X2, giving the protein MSVRGAQRRYVSTLRIQLSAPPSGGGSRQSTRPLHAITATKKSGHAPDSVAEGGSLGGTHNPPLFLEPLQDCLVDEGNDLTLRAVITGSQPISVSWLHNGNVVRYGKSSFIRREAILVVKDCLPEDAGAYTCIAENAVGKTSSSSAVFVKEMIIDVWSSPTHSAHTPLSSCLPPRSPALVNGCLHSPSSPQNILEGYKSPQTGSPESLLPAHRKELPVKRRSSSGTAPPLKILDPPDQVEVHAGEAARVCCVFEGSDPIVSCWIHNKKEVLEDSRLSIETSSKSSSLVISEARPEDSGLYTLIVRDRRSVVQHVLTLSVIERPQPPSSRPVACVLAPDTVVLSWSGPCYDGGSAITGYLVEVQSQVPDQTGHWRELSAHCQSTSLRVSSGLQPGGQYRFRVRACNAVGISEPSEESQPIKMDGKLHEERAEYVNVTIDDKHKVTDHYDVMEKLGTGKFGQVFRLSHKVTGQVCAGKFYKGRRSSEREAARREMELMNFLHHPKLVQCLAAYDSRPEMVMVMEYIAGGELFERIVDDNFEHTEPTCIGYMCQIIQGIQFMHNQNIVHLDLKPENIVCVDRTGTQIKIIDFGLAGKLDPSSPLKVMHGTPEFVAPEVISYEPVSTATDMWSVGVICYILLSGESPFQGDSNSETLALVTAAEWDFDEESFEDITDQAKEFISSLLHKDTRRRMSCEDALSHPWMVAFESAQPNTAKNLSKEKMKKFLARQKWKKTGKAMLALKRMAMLSKADNPASVPISAHEGALESLEKKMQSKPEFTKRSFDLSVYEDSTAQFFCQITGFPDPVVVWSREGKPLEECEGSVKIEYEEDGTCILTLETVSLQHSGTYSCSASNIHGEALCSARLTVVEQEEDTA; this is encoded by the exons ATGAGTGTAAGAGGAGCCCAGAGGCGCTATGTGTCCACCCTCAGGATACAGCTATCAGCACCACCGTCTGGAGGAGGCAGCAGGCAGTCGACCAGACCCTTGCACGCCATCACTGCCACGAAGAAGAGTGGACATGCTCCAGActcag TGGCTGAGGGTGGCAGCCTTGGGGGCACTCACAACCCGCCCCTTTTCCTAGAGCCCCTTCAGGACTGCCTGGTGGACGAAGGGAACGACCTCACCCTAAGGGCAGTCATCACGGGGAGCCAGCCAATCAGTGTTTCATGGCTTCACAATG GTAACGTTGTCCGGTATGGCAAATCCTCCTTTATAAGAAGAGAGGCGATTCTAGTTGTTAAAGATTGTCTCCCAGAAGATGCTGGAGCCTACACCTGCATAGCAGAAAATGCTGTGGGAAAAACGTCCAGCAGCTCAGCGGTCTTTGTAAAag AAATGATTATTGATGTCTGGAGCAGTCCCACACACTCTGCTCACACACCTCTATCCTCCTGTTTGCCACCACGTTCTCCTGCCCTGGTTAATGGGTGCTTGCACTCGCCGAGCTCTCCCCAGAACATTCTGGAAGGATACAAGTCACCCCAGACAGGAAGTCCTGAATCGCTGTTGCCAGCACACAGGAAGG AGTTGCCGGTGAAGAGGAGAAGTAGCTCGGGGACAG CACCCCCGCTGAAGATACTGGACCCCCCTGATCAGGTGGAGGTGCATGCAGGAGAGGCTGCCCGAGTCTGCTGTGTGTTCGAAGGCAGTGACCCAATAGTGTCCTGCTGGATCCACAACAAAAAGGAG GTGTTGGAAGACTCCAGGCTGAGTATAGAGACCAGTAGCAAGAGCAGCAGTCTGGTGATCTCTGAGGCCCGGCCCGAGGACTCTGGCCTCTACACTCTAATCGTACGAGACCGCAGAAGTGTTGTCCAGCACGTCTTGACCCTGTCCGTCATCG AGAGGCCTCAGCCCCCTTCTTCACGGCCCGTGGCGTGTGTCCTCGCCCCAGACACCGTGGTGCTGTCCTGGTCGGGACCGTGCTACGACGGTGGCTCGGCAATCACAGGCTACCTTGTGGAGGTCCAGTCCCAGGTGCCTGACCAGACAGGTCACTGGCGTGAACTCTCTGCCCACTGCCAGAGTACCTCCCTCAGGGTGAGCTCTGGCCTGCAGCCTGGGGGGCAGTACCGTTTCCGGGTGAGGGCCTGCAACGCTGTGGGGATTAGTGAGCCCAGTGAGGAATCCCAGCCAATCAAGATGGATG GGAAGCTACATGAAGAGAGGGCTGAATATGTGAACGTTACTATTGACGACAAACACAAAGTGACTGACCACTACGATGTAATGGAGAAACTAGGAAC TGGGAAGTTTGGTCAGGTATTCCGGCTGAGCCATAAGGTGACTGGGCAAGTGTGTGCTGGGAAGTTTTATAAAGGTCGGAGGTCAAGCGAGAGAGAGGCGGCCAGGAGGGAGATGGAGCTGATGAACTTTCTACACCATCCCAAGCTTGTGCAGTGTTTGGCGGCTTACGACAGCAGACCtgagatggtgatggtgatggagtA tatcgCAGGAGGGGAGCTGTTTGAGCGCATTGTGGATGATAATTTCGAGCACACAGAGCCAACCTGCATCGGCTACATGTGTCAGATCATTCAGGGAATCCAGttcatgcacaaccagaacATCGTCCATCTGGACCTAAAACCTGAGAACATcgtgtgtgtggacagaacTGGCACTCAAATTAAAATAATTGATTTCGGTCTTGCCGGCAAGCTGG ATCCTTCCAGTCCTCTGAAGGTGATGCATGGCACTCCTGAGTTCGTGGCCCCTGAAGTGATAAGCTATGAACCTGTTAGTACTGCCACAGATATGTGGAGCGTTGGAGTGATCTGCTACATcct gtTGAGTGGTGAGTCCCCATTCCAGGGTGACAGTAACTCTGAGACTCTGGCACTTGTAACTGCTGCTGAATGGGACTTTGATGAGGAGAGTTTTGAAGACATCACTGACCAGGCCAAAGAATTCATCAGCTCTCTGCTGCACAAAGACACCAG ACGTCGCATGTCCTGTGAGGATGCTCTCTCCCACCCCTGGATGGTGGCGTTTGAGTCTGCACAGCCTAACACAGCCAAGAATCTCTCCAAAGAGAAGATGAAGAAGTTCTTGGCCAGGCAGAAGTGGAAG AAAACCGGCAAAGCCATGTTGGCTCTGAAGAGAATGGCCATGCTGAGCAAAGCTGACAATCCTGCTTCAGTACCTATCTCTGCCCATG AGGGCGCTCTTGAGTCGCTGGAGAAGAAAATGCAGTCAAAGCCCGAGTTCACCAAGCGGTCATTCGACTTGTCTGTATATGAGGATTCAACAGCCCAGTTCTTCTGCCAGATtacag
- the mylk5 gene encoding myosin light chain kinase, smooth muscle isoform X1, protein MSVRGAQRRYVSTLRIQLSAPPSGGGSRQSTRPLHAITATKKSGHAPDSVAEGGSLGGTHNPPLFLEPLQDCLVDEGNDLTLRAVITGSQPISVSWLHNGNVVRYGKSSFIRREAILVVKDCLPEDAGAYTCIAENAVGKTSSSSAVFVKEMIIDVWSSPTHSAHTPLSSCLPPRSPALVNGCLHSPSSPQNILEGYKSPQTGSPESLLPAHRKELPVKRRSSSGTAPPLKILDPPDQVEVHAGEAARVCCVFEGSDPIVSCWIHNKKEVLEDSRLSIETSSKSSSLVISEARPEDSGLYTLIVRDRRSVVQHVLTLSVIERPQPPSSRPVACVLAPDTVVLSWSGPCYDGGSAITGYLVEVQSQVPDQTGHWRELSAHCQSTSLRVSSGLQPGGQYRFRVRACNAVGISEPSEESQPIKMDGKLHEERAEYVNVTIDDKHKVTDHYDVMEKLGTGKFGQVFRLSHKVTGQVCAGKFYKGRRSSEREAARREMELMNFLHHPKLVQCLAAYDSRPEMVMVMEYIAGGELFERIVDDNFEHTEPTCIGYMCQIIQGIQFMHNQNIVHLDLKPENIVCVDRTGTQIKIIDFGLAGKLGKCEDGTCGQVCVRADEWMWLSVYVCEWMMCVWVCVHADKCVCVCGCVCARACMDMCMCVDVCTLLLLPVQAGLLRCSSNYCIVIICDKIMLAHCITLMECVWTSDPSSPLKVMHGTPEFVAPEVISYEPVSTATDMWSVGVICYILLSGESPFQGDSNSETLALVTAAEWDFDEESFEDITDQAKEFISSLLHKDTRRRMSCEDALSHPWMVAFESAQPNTAKNLSKEKMKKFLARQKWKKTGKAMLALKRMAMLSKADNPASVPISAHEGALESLEKKMQSKPEFTKRSFDLSVYEDSTAQFFCQITGFPDPVVVWSREGKPLEECEGSVKIEYEEDGTCILTLETVSLQHSGTYSCSASNIHGEALCSARLTVVEQEEDTA, encoded by the exons ATGAGTGTAAGAGGAGCCCAGAGGCGCTATGTGTCCACCCTCAGGATACAGCTATCAGCACCACCGTCTGGAGGAGGCAGCAGGCAGTCGACCAGACCCTTGCACGCCATCACTGCCACGAAGAAGAGTGGACATGCTCCAGActcag TGGCTGAGGGTGGCAGCCTTGGGGGCACTCACAACCCGCCCCTTTTCCTAGAGCCCCTTCAGGACTGCCTGGTGGACGAAGGGAACGACCTCACCCTAAGGGCAGTCATCACGGGGAGCCAGCCAATCAGTGTTTCATGGCTTCACAATG GTAACGTTGTCCGGTATGGCAAATCCTCCTTTATAAGAAGAGAGGCGATTCTAGTTGTTAAAGATTGTCTCCCAGAAGATGCTGGAGCCTACACCTGCATAGCAGAAAATGCTGTGGGAAAAACGTCCAGCAGCTCAGCGGTCTTTGTAAAag AAATGATTATTGATGTCTGGAGCAGTCCCACACACTCTGCTCACACACCTCTATCCTCCTGTTTGCCACCACGTTCTCCTGCCCTGGTTAATGGGTGCTTGCACTCGCCGAGCTCTCCCCAGAACATTCTGGAAGGATACAAGTCACCCCAGACAGGAAGTCCTGAATCGCTGTTGCCAGCACACAGGAAGG AGTTGCCGGTGAAGAGGAGAAGTAGCTCGGGGACAG CACCCCCGCTGAAGATACTGGACCCCCCTGATCAGGTGGAGGTGCATGCAGGAGAGGCTGCCCGAGTCTGCTGTGTGTTCGAAGGCAGTGACCCAATAGTGTCCTGCTGGATCCACAACAAAAAGGAG GTGTTGGAAGACTCCAGGCTGAGTATAGAGACCAGTAGCAAGAGCAGCAGTCTGGTGATCTCTGAGGCCCGGCCCGAGGACTCTGGCCTCTACACTCTAATCGTACGAGACCGCAGAAGTGTTGTCCAGCACGTCTTGACCCTGTCCGTCATCG AGAGGCCTCAGCCCCCTTCTTCACGGCCCGTGGCGTGTGTCCTCGCCCCAGACACCGTGGTGCTGTCCTGGTCGGGACCGTGCTACGACGGTGGCTCGGCAATCACAGGCTACCTTGTGGAGGTCCAGTCCCAGGTGCCTGACCAGACAGGTCACTGGCGTGAACTCTCTGCCCACTGCCAGAGTACCTCCCTCAGGGTGAGCTCTGGCCTGCAGCCTGGGGGGCAGTACCGTTTCCGGGTGAGGGCCTGCAACGCTGTGGGGATTAGTGAGCCCAGTGAGGAATCCCAGCCAATCAAGATGGATG GGAAGCTACATGAAGAGAGGGCTGAATATGTGAACGTTACTATTGACGACAAACACAAAGTGACTGACCACTACGATGTAATGGAGAAACTAGGAAC TGGGAAGTTTGGTCAGGTATTCCGGCTGAGCCATAAGGTGACTGGGCAAGTGTGTGCTGGGAAGTTTTATAAAGGTCGGAGGTCAAGCGAGAGAGAGGCGGCCAGGAGGGAGATGGAGCTGATGAACTTTCTACACCATCCCAAGCTTGTGCAGTGTTTGGCGGCTTACGACAGCAGACCtgagatggtgatggtgatggagtA tatcgCAGGAGGGGAGCTGTTTGAGCGCATTGTGGATGATAATTTCGAGCACACAGAGCCAACCTGCATCGGCTACATGTGTCAGATCATTCAGGGAATCCAGttcatgcacaaccagaacATCGTCCATCTGGACCTAAAACCTGAGAACATcgtgtgtgtggacagaacTGGCACTCAAATTAAAATAATTGATTTCGGTCTTGCCGGCAAGCTGGGTAAGTGTGAGGATGGTAcgtgtggacaggtgtgtgtgcgcgcagatGAGTGGATGTggttgagtgtgtatgtatgtgagtggaTGATGTGCGTTTGGGTTTGTGTTCATgcagataagtgtgtgtgtgtgtgtgggtgtgtgtgtgcacgtgcatgtatggatatgtgcatgtgtgtagatgtgtgcacGCTTTTGTTATTGCCTGTACAGGCTGGACTGCTGCGCTGTAGCTCAAATTACTGCATTGTCATAATTTGTGACAAAATAATGCTGGCACATTGCATAACACTAATGGAATGTGTGTGGACATCAGATCCTTCCAGTCCTCTGAAGGTGATGCATGGCACTCCTGAGTTCGTGGCCCCTGAAGTGATAAGCTATGAACCTGTTAGTACTGCCACAGATATGTGGAGCGTTGGAGTGATCTGCTACATcct gtTGAGTGGTGAGTCCCCATTCCAGGGTGACAGTAACTCTGAGACTCTGGCACTTGTAACTGCTGCTGAATGGGACTTTGATGAGGAGAGTTTTGAAGACATCACTGACCAGGCCAAAGAATTCATCAGCTCTCTGCTGCACAAAGACACCAG ACGTCGCATGTCCTGTGAGGATGCTCTCTCCCACCCCTGGATGGTGGCGTTTGAGTCTGCACAGCCTAACACAGCCAAGAATCTCTCCAAAGAGAAGATGAAGAAGTTCTTGGCCAGGCAGAAGTGGAAG AAAACCGGCAAAGCCATGTTGGCTCTGAAGAGAATGGCCATGCTGAGCAAAGCTGACAATCCTGCTTCAGTACCTATCTCTGCCCATG AGGGCGCTCTTGAGTCGCTGGAGAAGAAAATGCAGTCAAAGCCCGAGTTCACCAAGCGGTCATTCGACTTGTCTGTATATGAGGATTCAACAGCCCAGTTCTTCTGCCAGATtacag